Below is a genomic region from Rhododendron vialii isolate Sample 1 chromosome 5a, ASM3025357v1.
CAAGATTTTACTGTCAAATGCCAATCCAAAAAAATGGAGACTTAACTAGTAAAAATGTGGAGACAAATGAAACAATTATGGAATAAACATCAAGAGAAACGGCATCCGAAAACCTGTATAGTAACTGATCTAATTTATGTTCAATCAGAATAGAATGATTTCAAATGTGCTTCTCCTTTCATTAGGGCCCAGTGATACCAAGTATTAGTGAAACAAGATGACAAAACATATACAATTATTTACCTGCCGTTGCCGTTGCTTGAGGCACAACTTCTCTGAATTTGCCATGCCAAGCACCTCTGATCGGGTCTGAGCCTTGAATCTGTGGGTGGCAACTTCTTCTGCATAAAGTTACTTTGGGAGTCAAATAGAATTTCAGGGATTGACTTTGAACACCCACCGAAAcaatttaggggttttttttttcaataaactGAATTTAGGTTTTTTTCCCAGCAACTCAGCAATTAgttcaaggagagagagagagagaccttcgtggTGGGGTAACGTCGGACTGCCCAGAAGTCGATTGTGGTGGCGGTCGCCGGCGGTGGGTAGCGCTGCCCTAGTCTGCGGTGACTAAGAGAATCAGCCCGAGATAGGGAGAGGGTATTTGAGAACAGAAGACTTGGGGTTGGGTACCGGTGGTGGAGGTGCGAAGCGTGGTCACCGGTGGAGGTGGAAGCGTCGTCgccggtgatggtggtggtgggagcaACCCTCTCTCTCGATTCTCTTCTCCTCGTGAACGTGGGGATGGAAGGAAAAGGGCGTTCGTTTCAGGAGCTGgggttttcattttcatttttttttaaaatcaaaacgacgtcgttttgatgaCGTCAGCACGTTGTGTGAATGGTTGTGTGTCCGTACGTTGTGTGTCTAGCATTTTTGTATCAGATAGAATtaagaacattttttttcccttttcaagATTCAGCAATGCAATGGCTCAGCACGTGAGCATAAGAAGTGGACCACCAAAAGaagatattgtaccatttcgtaTGGAAGTTTACTTCTACACTCCTTTTTGAAAGTTAACttctacactctcttttttacgacatacattcatttttttgtttttatttggtgtgaatttactctattgccccttaatgtataaaaaaaatgaacttatgaaagattaaaaagataaattcacatgaataaggaaaaaaaattgaatgtatGCAATAAAAATGAGAGTGTAAAAGTCAATGCTTTGTATTCAACTCAGGTAACAAGAATTCAATTAGCTATCATTATGAAAGGATAAGAATCGAGCACTGATAATAGTCCAAGAATTCAATTAAACttatcccctttttttttttatcctcaaaCTTATCCCTCTTTCTCTGTTTTTCCTAAAGTTTATCCTTCCCGGTTTTGGGGAAAATATTCAGTGCCCGACACTGGCACCACGTGCCCCGCCTCCATGTAGTCCCAAGACAAGCGTGTAAGCCTCGCCTCAATGTGTGGTGAAAAATAGGTTTAGACACTACGTGATAATTTAGGGCACAGAATAATCCTTTTTCGGGTTAAACAGGACTAGTACTTTGGGAATATGGTTTAGTATCTAAACGTGTGAAAACCCCCGAGCCCCCAAAGCTAAAAATTCTCCTAACAGCTCCTTTAATTTCTGGGTAAgtgtgagaaaagaaaagaaaggagtatATTGTGACTTATTTGAATAGCTAGCAAAggtaagaaatgaggaaaattGATGAGAATTATAGAaacaatattttgtttttgtttgttctcACAAAATCTCTTCAATTGTGGTGAGAGGTTTTTTTGAGATTGTCTCCCTTTTGCATAATCCAATgagcctctctctcttctctcatgaTGAGAATGTTTCAATAATTTCCttttgtgtctcattttcaacatgtaCAAAAGGGTGGGAGGGATTTGGTGAAATGGTGGAGAAATGAGTGTAGCCATTTGACTGGAGAAGTGACTGGCCATGGTGGTATATGGTCATTTTTGGGGAATGGTTCAAAGCCATTTTACAATCTGCGATAAGACGTCTGTTcctattttagattttttttaaggaacatATTTTAGATTATGATTCGTAAATCAAGTATGGAAAAACACTAACCTGATTGGACAATGGTAAAAACTTTGATCAAATTTATTTGATGAGCAACAACCCAtcatacttcctccgtcccaatttgtttatccaattgtcgaaattcgtgtctttaaaaaatatatttatatcttacatttataatattttttatgattttgtataataaaactaattgagatttacCAAGCTAGATTCAGATTGCATATTACTTAAACGCATTTCTAATTGAAAAAGAGAattgctattggtaccgatggtaccgtagagaaaatgcaccgacggccaccggacggccgatctgagccgtccaaaaattttaaaaaacaaaaccgagtgggccttcgcgggaatcaatggcatccgaggtgtgtaggatacttgatccgagcacctctttttcgtatatatacgacgaaaaaggggtactcggatcaagtaccctacacacctcggatgctatTGATTCTCGCGCACGCCCActcagttttattttttaaaatttttggacggctcggatcgaccgtccggtggccgtcggtgcatttttcctacggtaccatcggtaccaataggattttcgattgaaaaattatagacaatttttttaaaagtcaaacgctctcaaaaagttaaaaagggAACAAACAAATCGGAGCGAAGGGAATAATACCATGACCATTAGTTGCTTTCAAGATAAACTTCATAGATACCTACATtcgtttaatttaattttttgcacaaattttcattcagatagATACCTATATtcgtttaatttaattttttgcacaaattatATGCAACAAATTGTCAATTGAAACCGTAATAAATCTCATTGCGCGCCGCATAATGGACCACATGAGAGGTTCTCGACTTCCTCTAAGGTCTAATGGTTTTCACAAATGCAAATCGTTGTGTTCGTAACATGGCTCCACGCAAGTCAGGAATCGAAACCCAATGCCATAGTAGAATCCTAGTACCCCAAAGGGCCCAAACCCATAGAAATTCCACAATCCCCAGACGCGGAAAATGAAACTCAAAATTGATCCCAAAAGCACCCAAAAAGTTCACCAAAACTGTACTTCAATACATCTTCCTATAACAATCAAATGTAAATGTACACtttcattataaaaaaaaaaaaacagatgtttAAGATTAATTAAACAATTGATTAATCACAAACATTTGAGTCTCTCGCCACTTCTCGCCGGCTCTGATTTACACCTTGTGAGTACCCAACCCCTACCAATCCCCCCTCCTCCTTCTTCCCCTGTTTCCATTTTCTTGATCCCACCATCAATCATCGACCCTTCGATTTCTCCTAACCCACCCAAATTCCCTTCAATTACTCGATCCATTCTCAAATCCAGAGATGAATCTCCGCAACTGGGTTCTCTCTCTAACGTCGGTCCCTCTCCTCCCCTGTTTTCCCCTGTTTCTTGCCCCCAAAATCTGCTCGCTAGCGATGAAGACTTATATGGAGCAGACCTACATCTCGTCAACAACAGCGCGTTCCGCGGTGGAGAATAACAATCAAAGCCCTCAATTGGTAATCCCACTCTAaattcatcttcatcttcttcctcctcctcgtctTTGTGTCCTTTGTACTCGTCGTTTCGATTCGATTCCATTTCCGGCGAACCGGCCTTACTCTTTCGCGAACTTCTGCAATACCCAAACGGGGAAAACCACTGGCATTTGCCCCAACCGGGTCGGAGCGATCTGGGTCGGAGCCTTTCCACGAAACGGGTGCAAAACAGAGCATTTCTGTTTACCCATGGGCAAGAACAGGGGAAACGGGCAGGAGATTTGGTCTGGCGGCCGGAGTTGGAGTTGGAGCTGGAGGGGGGTTTGGATGATTGGACTTGGCCGATACAAGTTACTTTCGGTGAAGAGGGTTCAGATTGGGTCTCCATTGATGATGAGTTCCTTTTGCGTATGAACATTGGGGTCGAACGGGACCTTCCTCTGCTTCTGGCTACGGTGTTGGTTCGTAGGAATTTGATCATTAGTGGGGGTGGAGGTTTCTCTGTCCTGCTTGGACTCGACGTGGGCTGCTTTGTTATaatcttcatctctctctctctctctctctctctctctgtaagtGTATGTCGGTTCTTCTTCCTTGAGAAGATACAATTTCTATCTACTCTGCCTGTCTGTATGTGTTGTTCCTTTGGGCTGTCTTGCTTGTCTTTGCTGTGGGCTTGCGGTACGTTCTCCGTGATTGGGAAGGTATTGcacgaaaaattatttgctaGTCTTGGAGCACCCAATGCCCTTGTCTACCACACGATTCTCTGGCCCGCAGAAATGTGCGGTGGATAAGGGTGTTAGGGTACTCACGTGACGGTATCGCGAGACTGCTAAATAATTACTCCATGTGCAGTGAATAGTGGTGTTGAGGCACCCACAAATCCACCAAATAATTACTCCGCATATTGCACATCCAAGTACTTGCACATAATAGACTCGTTCCATTTACCAAGAAATGGAGTAATGAAAATCGAAATAAAAAATCCAGAAACTATGCTTTCATAtccttttcaagttttttgttgttttgcaggTGATGTAAAAAGTATGTTTTCTACtcaaaattttaagaatttGGTTTATCTAAAGTCTTGTGTTGGACAGCCGTTTTTGTGATCTTCACCGTTCACAAGTAACtgttcagattttaaaaagactcttttggagtattttttttaaaaaaactcttctcgaaaatatttttttaaaacatagtAGCAATAGTTCAAGGGATCTGGAGATGCTGTAATGCACCTTACGGATCCGGGCGTTGAGGTGTAGAGTTGATTGAATTGGACAGCCACAATAACAAGAAGTGGGGCACTCAAAGAAACCATGATTGGATGGATGGGTGCGATTGATTGATTTCTCTCCCCTCTTTAAAGTGAGATATCGAAACTTGACCAACTTTCTTTCCCATTCTGGAGTACTATTTACCATGGAGGGGGACCAGTTTTGCCACCATTACAAGCATGAAAAACCTTTGGGTTCAAAATAGTTATGGTCTTGTATCTTACCCATGTAAGCCTATGGTGGTTGTAACTTGTACCAAACCAACTAGACAGGGAGtcattgtttggtttttttctaATAACTGTGTATAAGCCAAGCTAAAAAGCAAATCGCCTAATGGTGCATTTATGCTGTATTATTGGAATGCGGATTAATgacaatagtcaagttgtttcaACTTACGTGAGTAAATCATTTGTTGTTAATAAGATTGTTGTAAAGTGATCATCAAATTGGACCAAAGAGAACCGAAGAGAGTACTTTTAGGTGCTCCacttccaaacatagcctaaaccaaaattattactcCTACTTGCCTACATCAGTAGTATACTAGATGCATAAATCTAGCTTttaaattttgtagtttttaatCTTTCTTTTGTTAAACATAAGCCAAGCCTAAAAGCTATCCCAAACAAGGCATGAGCAAATTGTGTACCTACCAAATAGTATATATTTGGTGTGTTGCTCTTCAATAGCAATCATCAATTGCGATTGCTTTTTTTCTTGCATTTCCTGTGGATACAAGCATGATTTCCTTTTCCTATTGAATATAAATCATCTACTGCAATTGGAATCTTTTTTAGAAACTGGTCCTCGACAATCTTCAATAAATGTGTAATGAGATTATACGAAGATGTCttatcaacatgatttttggtcaaattaattttcttgatgagctccaaaaaataaaccatTCCGATTAATAAAGCGAGTGTCCCCACCGAGCCTAATATTCTGTTATATATAAGACTCAGACCAAACCAGACCGTTTATCTCtagaaaccaaaaccaaatcactggtttggttcaattttgCTTTTCCGTTCGGTTCCCGGTTTTTTCTTTCACCCCAAATGTAACGACATAAGATGACAAAGAAGGAACCACCTTGCATGTGTTTTATTCAAATCCATCTTGTGGGGTCTTCCATATCTTTATAGGACCACAAATGCAAAACTTCCAACCCCCCACCATGGACCTTTTTTCCCTCTCTGTGCAACTGTAACCACTATCACTCCACCGACCTTACACATTACATTTTTTCCAGGATTACCCCTAGAGCCTTCAAACCAACTTCAATCAATTTTGTAATTCCATTCCTCGAGTGTACTGATTAATTCAGTGTTAAGCTTGTGCCGGTCAACTGGCAGTAGCTTTTAGTTTCTCTCtcccaaccaaaaaataaaaagtcaaccAAGGTTTTGGACTCCTTTTCAAAACCCGATCTTGACCAAGAGATAAGCTATGAACCACAGACACGAACATCGATATTCCGACGCGAAAGAATTGGTGGACACGACACGTTGGGGACAcattaaaagaaatatttgtattatgttacacaaaaatcttcatTTATAATTAAAATATCATACATGCCTTTTTCGCCATAATCAGTGCATCATTCACAGAAATGTcgcaaaaaaaaagtgttttattaTTCATTCACATTTATATTCAATGACCGTCATCAATCACACCAAAGACGTTCTTTCTAAGTTTAACTAAAGTCTACTATGTTAAACCCCCAACACCTAACACTCCGGTGAAGTGTCCATAGAGTGTCTGGACAGCATTCTAAGGTGTCCAGAGCACAATCTAGAGTGTCTGCAGAGTGTCCAAATGCAAAACCATGGAGAAAAAATGGGACATTTTTGGTTTGAGGGTTGACCGTGTGTCCTGAGGGTGTCCGGTAAGTGTTCGACAATGATACTTGACCTCCGGCAAAGTGCTTGCGCTTTCAAAGAGTATAAATCAATCACCAATGACAGAGGTAATGAGCTTGAGACACAAGGAAAAGTAATGTAAGTAAAA
It encodes:
- the LOC131327868 gene encoding uncharacterized protein LOC131327868, producing MESNRNDEYKGHKDEEEEEDEDEFRVGLPIEGFDCYSPPRNALLLTRCRSAPYKSSSLASRFWGQETGENRGGEGPTLEREPSCGDSSLDLRMDRVIEGNLGGLGEIEGSMIDGGIKKMETGEEGGGGIGRGWVLTRCKSEPARSGERLKCL